One window of the Anguilla rostrata isolate EN2019 chromosome 13, ASM1855537v3, whole genome shotgun sequence genome contains the following:
- the LOC135238644 gene encoding bromodomain adjacent to zinc finger domain protein 2A-like isoform X3, giving the protein MEANNHFNFGSHPAVPTNSGSKPSSGDSHYSNGSSISLPQPGKNMKSEVNVNGITTVKGPSQPHPLPSTPYTVIGHRRHHSELEYDYLWGQQQYSPPMGIDPGATLQQQEHRKSEPNGGLAASCPPNVTVGKGGYWNQGIPGQQHGTSPNLLEYSSHRAFQSHPQLSEAPQKGHDNLQSQQHHLKHKHPPSQQLASKQNQQQPSQQNQQQPFQHHQQQPSQQHQQQTSQQHQQQVSQQQHQHQPSLQQQHQTSQWQHQHQPSQQQHHQSSPQQQHQHQPSKQHQQQHPYGMMFSGISCFHQLAPHHSHPPAQVMPPFSESCAPQSSGPRQHNLGQRGSASHLSVQSSPAALENSTPQDNSDTATLAFNHSNGHMNEGGNEADSRSGDSEQFSVTQRLPKNEGLPIPQPTSLCHSQVRHTFVDNGGGPTSQWQLSRDPPCAFPSPAEMGSRRNAPNQQGSAAESDSSLAMVGPSLTPGGQQEVSNMNMGREVEASTPLFHSGVAGLAETQNGPMVSSGNKTPEHPPCIPQNSRYPDHSLGSLFKNQETANGIFTAKDSDESASHLEETLSEDSKLEELEEEDVQDTPGLVESAAVGVWMEERQKVPCDSPASSAGACAEEDRAFQAPNSHDSLCEKERKDDTEDGSESLDPSEDETSAPSLSAAPPTSSPASSPSNCQDPFCSHPYPPSPSPLPARPKAKRAKKAPKIPKMEEKIEDHYSEEEEVSISNGPRRRIATEEQVNFPLQHGWRREVRVRRCMNRLKGETWYYSPCGRRMKQFPEVIKYLKRQRGGAVSREHFSFSPRMPVGDFYEERETAEGTQWLPLADEEVPSIIMAITGRRGRPPNPDRERSRPRPRARRTLGGPGRRPGRPHGARMMDLLRKVDARLLQKLEDREILSEEEKEKLKKIRRKMNSKTGNKRKETKIWKMRQERRRVKLVKATSTDQEWEEHGATSPRPLERREGAAAEAGEDTPTREKRAGSGRSDAKMLARARAEKEAQAHAAEVARRQAERRAQVQRHLEERRRQQFFLEELKKPTEDMCLADHQPLPELPCVPGLVLSGRAFAHCLQVVEFLHSYGKVLALQLSHDVPSLATLQEGLLGLEGSEGELLDLLVQLVQAALHDPGLPSSYQSVKILGERLGDVELNPSSVSEGLRIFLESRGFEPAACASLCTRPFQAHSPDAKAAMLAFLVGELNDSGIVTKELDSTLEKMATYRKNKWIIEGKLRKLKAALAQEPCLEGQSRTSRTEETLEESLERSSHCTDKEEAQLGQGQSTSCGSVPDLERQIDKLTKRQVFFRKKLLQASHSLRAGFLGEDRYRRRYWALPRVGAILVEGSEEILGCQGDVFVSDEAVPDLAPVKKEPKPEPQPTPAPPPPPVPPPAEADPLPGIASLMSRPSGRGRPRKIKPEVELHLRTAKSRRHRRSSKAGREEEGGGAYPQHGNGVKEEAESLLPKTPALPSSDSPLSPAAPDCHATSLFPVCSTPLPRPGRRRGGGAVGPHGTPRRRGRPPSSLLRQVEQQYLSQLDARPIPTGMARGWWWVRGPEELAALLKALHPRGIREKALHKHLSKHGEYLAELCARAPCDPMFQEETATGRVSQALAEAWDGEHRTMEADLGVLQWVEDLEKRVLAAQLHAKDWALPEPDSTREDLRYHEHALDLQDDWVLKPRRERCALPRLPSNPLDLAVLRLGRLERCIQRRCLREPLWSLGEVVRLAPLEPPAGEAVPEDLESVESEITLRLRAWRQALDRCSSSAQLSLCLMQLEHAIAWETVSPAHSLSLAFLPPPSPSHLHISLTQSTPPPPPFCPQANGEQRHPAKQKSWARKRYPGGHEPGSSDEENPPRRGGAGGGGPRRDDAGFSSSPYSRFSGDSCSPAKRRRVTTRNQPDLTYCEIILMEMEAHGDAWPFLEPVNPRLVPGYRRVIKNPMDFLTMRERLLQGEYRSCEEFAADARLVFDNCELFNEDTSEVGVAGHSMRRFFESRWAEFYQDKGQ; this is encoded by the exons aTGGAGGCGAATAATCATTTTAACTTTGGCAGCCATCCAGCTGTTCCGACAAACTCAGGGTCTAAGCCTTCCTCAGGAGATTCTCACTATTCTAACGGGTCCTCCATAAGCCTCCCACAGCCTGGGAAAA ATATGAAGAGTGAGGTGAATGTTAATGGCATCACTACTGTAAAGGGACCCagccagccccacccccttccttcCACACCGTACACTGTGATTGGTCATCGCCGCCACCACAGCGAACTGGAATACGATTATCTGTGGGGCCAGCAGCAGTACAGTCCGCCAATGGGCATCGACCCCGGAgccaccctgcagcagcaggaacACAGAAAATCTGAGCCAAACGGTGGGCTGGCGGCCTCCTGCCCACCTAACGTTACTGTGGGGAAGGGCGGGTACTGGAACCAGGGTATCCCTGGCCAGCAGCATGGCACTTCCCCTAACCTCTTGGAGTACAGCTCACACAGGGCCTTCCAGAGTCATCCTCAGCTCAGCGAAGCACCCCAAAAGGGCCACGACAACCTACAGTCACAGCAGCAtcatctgaaacacaaacaccccccaTCACAACAGCTAGCATCCAAGCAAAACCAACAGCAACCATCCCAACAAAATCAACAGCAACCATTTCAACATCATCAACAGCAACCATCTcaacaacaccaacagcaaACATCCCAGCAACACCAACAGCAAGTATCCCAACAACAACACCAGCACCAACCATCCCTACAGCAACAACACCAAACATCACAATGGCAACATCAACATCAGCCATCCCAACAACAACACCACCAATCATCACCTCAGCAACAACACCAGCACCAACCATCCAAgcaacaccagcagcagcatCCTTATGGGATGATGTTCAGTGGGATCTCCTGCTTCCACCAGCTGGCGCCTCACCACTCGCACCCTCCGGCTCAGGTGATGCCCCCATTTTCAGAGAGCTGCGCCCCCCAAAGCAGTGGCCCTCGACAACACAACCTGGGCCAGAGAGGGTCTGCCAGCCACCTGTCCGTGCAGAGCTCACCTGCTGCTCTGGAGAACAGCACTCCCCAGGACAACAGTGATACAGCGACGCTTGCATTCAACCACAGTAATG GGCACATGAATGAGGGGGGCAATGAGGCGGACAGCCGTTCCGGTGACAGCGAGCAGTTTTCTGTCACCCAGCGGCTCCCCAAGAATGAAGGGCTTCCTATTCCTCAACCCACCTCTCTCTGCCACTCGCAAGTTCGGCACACCTTTGTGGACAATGGCGGAGGCCCCACGAGCCAGTGGCAGCTGTCGAGGGACCCGCCATGTGCTTTTCCTTCACCCGCTGAAATGGGATCTAGGCGCAATGCTCCAAATCAGCAGGGATCTGCTGCGGAGTCAGACTCTTCCTTAGCAATGGTAGGGCCTTCCCTTACACCTGGTGGTCAACAGGAGGTGTCCAACATGAACATGGGCAGGGAGGTGGAAGCCAGCACCCCCCTGTTCCACTCTGGGGTCGCAGGTCTGGCGGAAACCCAAAATGGTCCTATGGTATCCTCAGGGAACAAAACCCCAGAGCACCCTCCCTGCATCCCCCAAAACAGCAGGTACCCAGACCACTCCCTTGGGAGCCTCTTCAAGAACCAGGAAACTGCAAACGGAATCTTCACTGCCAAAGATTCTGACGAAAGTGCTTCACACCTGGAGGAGACCCTTAGTGAAG ATTCTAagttggaggagctggaggaagaggatgtaCAGGATACCCCAGGCTTGGTTGAGAGCGCAGCAGTGGGGGTTTGGATGGAGGAAAGGCAGAAGGTTCCGTGTGACTCTCCAGCCTCCAGCGCTGGAGCCTGTGCAGAGGAAGACCGTGCCTTCCAGGCCCCTAATAGTCATG ATTCACTGTGTGAAAAGGAGAGGAAAGATGACACAGAGGATGGGTCTGAATCTCTGGACCCCTCTGAAGATGAAACTTCTGCTCCCAGCCTGtctgctgccccgcccacatctTCACCCGCGTCCTCTCCCTCCAACTGCCAAGACCCATTCTGCTCCCAcccttaccccccctccccctccccgctgcCCGCCAGACCCAAGGCCAAGAGGGCAAAGAAAGCACCAAAAATACCCAAAATGGAGGAGAAAATTGAAGACCACTATagtgaagaggaagaggtgTCCATCTCCAATG GCCCAAGGAGGAGGATAGCCACTGAGGAACAAGTGAATTTCCCACTGCAGcatgg GTGGAGACGGGAAGTCCGGGTGCGCAGGTGTATGAATCGGCTGAAGGGAGAGACCTGGTACTACAGTCCATGTGGCAGGAGGATGAAGCAGTTTCCTGAAGTCATCAAG TATCTGAAACGGCAGCGAGGTGGCGCCGTCTCCAGGGAGCACTTCAGCTTCAGCCCTCGCATGCCCGTGGGCGATTTCTATGAAGAGCGGGAAACCGCCGAG GGCACGCAGTGGCTCCCCCTAGCCGACGAGGAGGTGCCCTCCATAATCATGGCCATCACCGGGAGGCGTGGCCGCCCCCCGAACCCTGACAGGGAGAGgtcccggccccggccccgcgcCCGCCGCACCCTGGGCGGCCCCGGCAGACGCCCGGGGAGGCCCCACGGCGCCAGAATGATGGATCTGCTGAGGAAGGTGGACGCCAGGCTGCTGCAGAAGCTCGAGGATCGCG AAATTCTCAGtgaagaagagaaggagaaactgaagaaaatCAGGAGGAAAATGAATAGCAAG ACCGGgaacaaaagaaaggaaacaaaaatttggaaaatgcggcaggagagaaggagggtTAAG CTGGTGAAGGCCACAAGCACCGATCAGGAGTGGGAGGAGCACGGTGCGACCAGTCCTCGGCCCCTggagcggagggagggggcagctgCGGAGGCAGGCGAGGACACCCCCACCCGGGAGAAGCGGGCGGGCTCGGGGCGGAGCGATGCGAAGATGCTGGCCAGGGCGAGGGCGGAGAAGGAGGCCCAGGCTCACGCCGCGGAGGTGGCCAGGAGGCAGGCGGAGCGGAGGGCGCAGGTGCAGAGGCACCTGGAGGAGCGGCGCAGGCAGCAGTTCttcctggaggagctgaagaagcCCACGGAGGACATGTGCCTCGCCGATCACCAG CCGCTGCCTGAGCTGCCCTGTGTGCCGGGTCTGGTGCTCTCGGGCCGCGCCTTCGCGCACTGCCTCCAGGTGGTGGAGTTCCTGCACAGCTACGGGAAGGTGCTGGCCCTCCAGCTGTCCCACGACGTGCCCAGCCTGGCCACCCTGCAGGAGGGTCTCCTGGGCCTGGAGGGCAGTGAGGGCGAGCTCCTGGATCTGCTGGTGCAGCTAGTGCAGGCTGCGCTCCATGACCCGGGCCTGCCCTCCAGCTACCAG TCGGTGAAGATTCTCGGGGAGAGGTTGGGGGACGTGGAGCTGAACCCCAGCAGCGTGTCAGAGGGGCTGCGGATCTTTCTGGAGTCGCGTGGTTTCGAGCCGGCCGCGTGCGCCAGCCTGTGCACCAGGCCTTTCCAGGCTCACAGCCCCGACGCTAAAGCCGCCATGCTGGCCTTCCTGGTGGGGGAGCTCAACGACAGCGGCATCGTCACCAA GGAATTAGATAGCACACTGGAGAAAATGGCTACCTACAGGAAGAACAAGTGGATTATCGAAGGAAAGCTACGCAA GCTGAAGGCAGCACTCGCACAGGAGCCATGTCTGGAGGGGCAGAGTAGGACCTCCAGGACAGAGGAGACTCTGGAGGAAAGCCTGGAGAGGAGCAGCCACTGCACCGACAAAGAGGAGGCCCAGCTCGgacag GGTCAGAGTACTTCCTGTGGCAGCGTCCCTGACCTTGAACGGCAGATCGATAAGCTGACCAAG CGGCAGGTGTTTTTCCGTAAGAAGCTGCTGCAGGCGTCCCATTCCCTGCGCGCGGGCTTCCTGGGAGAGGACCGGTACCGGCGCCGGTACTGGGCCCTGCCGCGCGTCGGCGCCATCCTGGTGGAGGGGTCCGAGGAGATCTTAG GTTGCCAGGGAGACGTGTTTGTGTCCGACGAAGCTGTTCCAGATCTTGCTCCCGTTAAGAAGGAACCCAAACCTGAGCCTCAGCCGACCCcggccccacccccgcctccagTCCCTCCCCCCGCGGAGGCGGACCCTCTGCCTGGCATCGCATCCCTCATGTCCCGCcccagtgggcggggccggccgCGAAAAATCAAACCCGAGGTGGAGCTGCATCTGAGGACCGCCAAGAGCCGCCGCCATCGCCGTAGCAGCAAGGCGggccgggaggaggaggggggcggggcttaccccCAGCACGGGAACGGTGTgaaggaggaggcggagagTCTGCTTCCCAAAACCCCCGCCCTACCCTCCAGTGactcccccctgtcccctgcTGCTCCTGATTGTCATGCCACTTCACTTTTCCCG GTgtgctccacccccctcccaagaccgggcaggaggagggggggcggtgccGTCGGCCCCCACGGCACCCCCAGGCGCCGtggccgccccccctcctcgctcCTGCGGCAGGTGGAGCAGCAGTACCTCTCTCAGCTGGACGCCAGGCCCATTCCCACAG ggatgGCACGCGGctggtggtgggtgaggggcCCCGAGGAGCTGGCGGCCCTGCTGAAGGCCCTGCACCCGCGGGGCATCAGAGAGAAGGCCCTGCACAAACACCTGAGCAAGCACGGCGAGTACCTGGCTGAGCTCTGCGCCCGGGCGCCCTGCG ATCCCATGTTCCAGGAGGAAACTGCGACGGGCAGGGTGTCGCAGGCCCTGGCCGAGGCGTGGGATGGGGAGCACAGGACCATGGAGGCAGACCTCGGCGTGCTGCAGTGGGTGGAGGACCTGGAGAAGAGGGTCCTGGCGGCCCAACTGCATGCAAAG GACTGGGCCTTGCCGGAGCCGGACTCCACGCGGGAGGACCTGCGGTACCACGAGCACGCGCTGGACCTGCAGGACGACTGGGTGTTGAAGCCCAGGAGGGAGCGGTGCGCGCTCCCGCGGCTGCCCTCCAACCCCCTGGACCTGGCCGTGCTGCGGCTGGGCCGGCTGGAGCGCTGCATCCAGCGCCGCTGCCTGAGGGAGCCGCTCTGGAGCCTGGGGGAGGTGGTGCGGCTCGCCCCCCTCGAACCGCCCGCTGGGGAGGCCGTCCCGGAGGACTTGGAGAG TGTTGAGAGTGAGATCACCCTGCGTTTGCGGGCGTGGCGCCAAGCCCTGGATCGCTGTAGCAGCTCCGCCCAGCTCTCCCTGTGTTTAATGCAGTTGGAACATGCCATTGCCTGGGAAACGGTGAGTCCcgcccactccctctcccttgcATTCCTGCCCCcgccctcaccctctcacctccaCATCTCACTCAcccaatccacccccccccccccgcctttctGTCCCCAGGCTAATGGTGAGCAACGTCATCCTGCAAAGCAGAAGTCCTGGGCACGCAAGAGGTACCCGGGGGGGCATGAGCCGGGCAGCTCGGACGAGGAGAACCCCCCCAGGAGGGGAGGCGCGGGCGGAGGTGGGCCGCGCAGGGACGACGCGGgattctcctcctccccttatTCCCGTTTCTCAGGGGACAGCTGCTCTCCCGCCAAACGCCGTCGCGTGACCACCCGCAACCAACCGGACCTCACCTACTGCGA GATCATCCTGATGGAGATGGAGGCCCACGGTGATGCCTGGCCTTTCCTGGAGCCCGTCAACCCCCGGCTGGTCCCCGGTTACCGCCGGGTCATCAAGAACCCCATGGACTTCCTCACCATGCGAGAGCGGCTACTGCAGGGAGA GTATCGCAGCTGTGAGGAGTTTGCAGCCGACGCTCGGCTGGTCTTCGACAACTGCGAGCTCTTCAACGAGGACACGTcggaggtgggcgtggccggccACTCCATGAGGCGCTTCTTCGAGAGCCGCTGGGCCGAGTTCTACCAGGACAAAGGCCAGTAG